A segment of the Brienomyrus brachyistius isolate T26 chromosome 13, BBRACH_0.4, whole genome shotgun sequence genome:
TAAGTGGGATACTTTTAGCAGATTGTTTTGATCCTGGCTAGGGTCCATTGTAGTAACGAATGATAGTGACACACTCccagaatatatttttttttctgaaagccACAGCAATAATTCCTCACATGTCTTGATATAAGTTTTTATCTTCCCCATGTTTACCTGCAGACCTGGCTTGGAGTCTGTGACAGACCAAGTCACACTGTCAAATTATGAAGCTCAGAGGTTGCTCAATGCCATAATGAAAGAGTTCTTGGAAATGACGATGGAAGATTTTGACCAACAGGAGAACGACGGAAATAGGTACCGACCTCTTCAGAAGCTCAACAGCTTCCTTGAATGTTCTCTGCAAATTGGACGATATGAAATGCTCACTTAAAATGAACCAACACATTCTATCACCATTATTTGGCATGATGTGGCAGGTGAATTAGTTTTCAGTGGCTCACTCTTCTACTTTAACCATCAATCTCTACTCTGTTGAGGAGCAATACCACACCATTTCAACTAGAACTCAGTCCTGCAAGTGTTTGATTAGAGTCTCGAGGTATGTGCCCAGAGCGAGAACCACAATACCATCCCTAGGCTCAGAGTTCCAAGTTTCTGTAGGGCAGTTCTCTGTCGATCCATCCCGCATGGACTGCTTTTGATTTCTTTCCTCACATTATGAGTCCGTGTTTCACAGTCTGTTTGTCTGCTATGCGAGGGAAAGCTTGCGGCTGCATGATCCCTTTAAGTTGTGCAAGAGGAAAATGCTGCATGACACCAGTAATGACCGGATCTGTGTTTTTCAGCCGTATTGGAAGACGAGGGTAGAGCATGCTTACAGGATGACAGCTGGTAGTGCCTATGGAGTGCGGGTGGGGCGGGGCATGGTTTGGGAATGTCCCATTCAGCATGGTTCGGAAGAATGCCGTTTTCCCTTAAGATGCATCCAGGCTAAACGATGCATCGGCAGGCCCGATTGCATGGCTAGGGGAGGACGAGGTTGCCACGACGACGAGGTGGCTGCATGCCGCTGTTCCCGCGAGCCTGTCTCTGCATGTCCTTCTCTCCCCACAGCCCGAACAGAGGCATGTCCAAGCGCTGCTCCAACCTAAGCACATGTGTGCTGGGTAAGCTGTCGCAGGAGCTGCACAAGCTGCAGGCCGTCCCGCGCACGGATGTGGGAGCCGGCACGCCCGGCCGGAAGCGGAGCCTCGCCGGGAGCGACAGGGAGCCGCACACTGACAACTAGGCAGCTCTGCTCCTCCCTCGGccgcccccaccctcccctGCCGCCCCATCTTCCTGCTCCTTCCTTTTGATTTAATCTGCGATGCATGTGGATCTTGTCTGCTTGACCGACACCCTAGAAACAGGACTAAAGTCCCTTTAAATCTTCCTAATGTGACGATACTTCCCTATTTCGACAGAGAACGATGTGAGAAAAGAATAATCAAAATCAACCAACCGTTAATGAATTTAGTTACACTGGTTTATTTGAACCTGCAGAATGCAGAAAATAGGCTTTTAAGTAGCTTAATAAACCAGAGTAATAACAATATTACTGTAATAAAACTTACATAGAGCTGATATTAAATCCTTATAAGCTTGACTGCGTTTCATGCCTAATAAACCTATTTTTACCAGAATGTCCCCCCTCTTTTATTCAAGCATAGCTACATATGAATACAACTTATGCATTTTATTATAAATGCTGCTCATCCATTTTAATAAACCTTGCTACTAAGTCGTACTTTATCTCGACATTTCCAAAGGGCTCAGGTAAGCTGTTAATTATTATACCGTAAATTCATCACCAGTGGTCCTTCTCCGTACGTTGTATTTAGATTAAGTGTAATGTTTGATGGAGGGTAAATATTTTGATCTGCAATCACGCCACTTCCACAGTAGCCTGGCATTTCTAAGACGTCCAGCGACATGTACAATGCATGTGAAGCTTGCAGTAACCGCGTCCTGTTTCCCGAAGCAGCGTGACAGCGCAGAAGCGCGCCTGCAACACCGCTACCTGCGTCACTCACCGCCTGGCGGACTTCCTGAGCCGGTCGGGGGGCATGGGCAATCGCAACTTCGTCCCCACCAACGTAGGAGCCAAGGCATTCGGCCGGCGGAGGAGAAGTACCTCCATGTGAGCCTTTTCGCGAAAGGCGGTGAGTATAATCACGATACTATCCGCCCCATCTCTGTCCACCTGCTCTGTCCCACACTTCTCAGGTATATATACAACCTAGGCCACAAGGGGCACTATTGTGACCAGGGCCTATAAGAAaagaatattaatatattaataaaaaatacattcaaTTCATGTAATCTTCGTAGTTATTAAAATGAACGTGAAGTGTCAAGACGTGTTTTTCATTTCGAAAGCAACTGCAGTAAGAAGGTATATTAATGAATAATCCTAGAGATCGATTTCGAGTTAGCCACGGGAAGCTGATCTTTCTGCTCTGCCTTATTTTGCAGGGGTACGCTCATCACATTTAATTTCAGGCACACGAAAAACGGACCCTCATATGAAGCAGAACGGCGTGCAGACAACAGGACTGACTACTTGCATTTTTTCCTGATCGTATGATTTTTGCTTTTCGTCGAACatggaaaaaaagaacaaataGAGCACTTTCATTCACTATGGTCATAGAACCTCAAAGTACAGAAAACtacattttttaatatatacagATTTGTTTGAAATAAACGGAAAACTGCACTGGTCCCATACTTCTCTTTTAACGTAAACATATGTGTCATGTGACCCGCTGTCCTCCATCCGTCCGAGTAGCGCGCCGGGGGGTAGGCCTATATTAAAACGGGACGCTACCTTCACATTGACCCTGTCTTGTGCCTTGATGTAAAACACTTTTCGTGACATGATTGTATagtatattaaaaaaaagaacataCAAATCTATTAAACTAATATTGTAACAAATGTTAATTTCAGCaagattaaaatgtattttagatACATTTGGGTTGGATCACTTGTTTTATTCCGCAGAGGTTGACAAGTAAAGTTAAGCGATCAAAGTCACCGTAGTACCTATGTAGCTATATTTGCCAGCTGTATCTGTCTGCACATAAAAGACGAAGTATCCTTCGGACTGACCATACTTGCCTTACTCACTTGACGTTTCCATCATGTTCAGCTTTACTCACTAGGTGTATCTGCTGGACGGTCCAATGCTTTAAATTCCAAACAGCACACAAACAGTTCAACCCAGTTCTGGAAACCGCTGGAAAGGTATCTTTCACTAAATTCTCCAATGGGACAATTCAATAGAACGTTAGTAACCGAAAGCGCAGTCCAAGATTCTCAGTTTGGTGATTATGGAAATACAGCCAACAACATTAAAATATAGTACTATCAAGAGATATAACCAGGAGACTAGCCGGATAAATGACATAATGTCTGTGAGCAGCAGACATTTGTAAACACTTAATCCTGGCTGCTATGCGCTACCACTTGTTTTGATAAGTCCGCAGTCTGATTAAACACAGTAAGATGTAGTGAGTGTGACCCGACACAGAGAAAGCGACGAGACGCCGGATTCTGCATTGACCTTTTCGTTCAGAAGTGTTGTCTCAGTTATTTCCCCACAtcgaattaaaaaataaaaactcatAAAGCCACGTgttacattttgaatattgaatacgaCAGAATTGAATTTGCTGAATCTGTCGATCTGAAGCTTATTTGTATTACTGGTGGTGGCAGTAATAAATATTAGTGCTTTTAACTGCATGTAATAGCTGTTGCGCAGATTTATCGATTTCGTAGGGGCCTTGAGAAGCTTAGAAGCCCAGCTCGTAAGATCTGCCTCGTATTTTCCAAACCATGTGACCCAAGCAATACCCATAGACGAATCTGCGTTTAGATATTTCTTCCGATcaagaaacaaaaaagaaagaaattgaCGTTTTAATAAATAGCCCATATCACTGCTTCTGCAAATAGGAGATGCATAAGTTTTAGTCCTTGATCATCTCAATATGAAGTTATATGACGTGAACCGATACTATAATTTATACGTACTGTATACGTACAGGTTGTGCTCGGATGGATGTTCAAGTAAAGAAAGTATTCCGCTATTGCAACAGGAGAATTCTACAGACTCGGCACGCTTCCATTTTTTGGGTTTTCTTCTGAGATCCACCAGCAGGTGGCGATATAATTGTTATCGAAGCAGTATTCAAGACGGCAGATTAATATAATTGTCTGCGTTTCATTTCCTCACGTCTGCTGCTGTAGAGTTGTGGTCCTGCCTAGGTCCGATTCTCGCCAAAGTCAGTTGGTGGGGAAAAACCGAGACTTTAAGCACAGTTGTCTCTTAGGAAGGTAAAcgtttttgcatgtttttcaacacgcCTATTGAGTTTACCGCATACACCTGTACCTTCTGTGAATGTAATGCATTAAATTTCAGGTTTCTGCGTAGATGACATAGCTACAGTAGCCACCCGTATGTGAAAAAAGTAACTGGGAATAAATTAATCGATTAATCTAccgtttttgattttttttgtatatcggcctgtcatttttattttgtccAGTTTTCCTTTTCACGTAATATAGTTAAAAGGACGATAAATTTTAAACACAATACTATGCATATTAAATCTTAAAATGAAAGGTGGATTAATTTATATGCGAGGACAGGCGGGTATAGTGGATGGATTGCCCAGTATATCCTCTATTAATAACTAAAACTATTTGACTGTTCATGTGTCCATAAAGGGGCggcagggtggtgcagtggttagctccgttgcctcacacctctgggtcccaggttcgagtctccgcctgggtcacgtgtgtggagtttgcatgttctctcgatgtcgtcgtggggttcctAAACTAAGGTTTTATCAAGCGTTTCGAATCCTTGAATAAGTGTAATTGTGTAGAGATTGCAAATATTCTGTAGCGTTAATAAACGCCCCAATGCAAAGTTAGGGGGCTCCAAAATCTTCTCTCACCATTAATTTGTTTTTGCAATCTTTTATTGTACTCGTGGACTAGGTCTGGAATTAAATAAGTCTGGAGGCTTGGATCATAATGGAATTTAAATGGAAAGTTTTCTCAGACCAGAAAACCTCCACAGACATTGATAATTATGGGGATCGTAGACTTCTTTTGAGAAGTTTGTCTCTCTCGGCAATTCAGTGTCTTGCCAATGAGAAACACGGCTCTAATGGTGAACAGCTGTCTGCTCTCCGCCTTTGGTGCTGAGATTGAACTAGCGTAGTAGGAAGGCTATCATCGTTATGTGTCTAATACGATTGCCTGCACGATGCAAAGCGATGTCTGACGGGTGAAGGTACAACTGCTGGCTGTGCCACGCACTAACCAGCCGAATCTGTGGGGTAAGCAGGACGCATCCCCAGTCCAAAGCCCTGGGCGATCCACAGTAACTCAAACCACGCTGTCGACACATTCACTTACACGCACATGCATTTCTACTCCTGCGCTTTTCCGGGAGACAGAAATTTCCACAGTTCATGTGAAAAGGGATACCCTGAATTTTTCATGGTAGCACTCCAACAATAATACCTACCCAGACTACATCCCCTTGCCGTCTGAAATCGCGCATATTTCATGCGATTTTAGTGATTTCGTGTGCGTTTTGCCGAGGTAGCGCTTAAGCGCGTCTTTCCCCCCCAGTCGCTCgttctcttcctctcagctagACATCTGGATTTtagttttacatttatttatgtggCTAGTGTTGTTTTTGTGGGACTTTAAAGTAATTTACCTTGTCCTGTTGGCAGCTTAGTAGAAGCTGATGAGGTCTGCAATTACCCCTTGCCATTGCCGGTCACTGTGCAATTGCGTGCTTGACCGCAGGATCTTTAAAAGTACAGCCCTCGTGTTGGTGTGGCAGACAGAAATAGAATAGTTTCATGTCTGTTTGGACTGCAGCCCAGCGCAAAAACTATGCCGTGCTACTTCACTGACGCGGAGTTGCAAAGGAAAGGGGAAAATCCTCAGGTCATTGTAGACTGAGCTGACTTCGGTGGGGTACAGAAGTCGGTTGTGAAGTGCTCCGCAAGCCGGGTGCACTTTGAGGCGCACTCTGTCATTCTGGGTAAGTCTTCGCAACTTGCAAGTCCCTTTATTCTTCGCAAATAGTTCCTGCGTCTGCTCTTTAGTCTAGAGTCTCCTGTCATCTACGTTCAATTTCTGAGCTTAAATCGGGTGTTTCTTGGGAAAATCAAGGCTCCAGCTGGGAAGCGTGTTGCTCAGTCCCGAAAAGTAGCTACTCCAGCGTCGGATTCTCTGATTTGGTTTAGGGGCTTCGCTGACTTACTCAGCTCTATCTCCGTGTTATTGTACATGATCAACCACTTTCATGCTTTACCTACTTCTCCCCTTTCCATGGGTCTGTTTAAACGTCTCTTATTTCCTTACTTGTTCCCTGTTATATTCTTAAATTCTAATCAGGATGCTACAGTTTTACATTACCTGTGCATCAGCACAGAAAAAAAgtatagcttttttttttatctactcTCTTACGTAAGAGTATTAAATGGTTCACCGTGATAGACTGTTTTGACAGGATGCCTAAGTGTTACCAGTTGATCCCTACTTACTGTAGATTTGATTTCAGTTGTGGAGGACCTGTCTTTGCACATTTTGTGATGTTTGACTGTAGCGGTGAAGGTCACCAATGAGGCCACACCTGCAGGATCTGACAGACTCCCGTTCCCTCAACCAGCAGTCTTGCTCTGAGTAATTTActacatgtatttgttaaataccATTTACCTCTGAACTCCTCTTATCTTACCCGCATATTGCTCCATCGTCCATGCTTGATGGGCATTCTGTGAAATTGACCTAAAGTAAAACCGAAATCAAAAGAATGGCGTTGTTGAGTTCGTCTTAGCTGATCTGTGCTGAATATCGTTCAGATTTGAACTGTAGGTGTTAAATGCTTTTATTCGGAGTGATATAAGGCTTTAAGACCCAGCCTAAGAGCGGCTGTTCTCCTTAGCCAGGACATGCGGATCCGGTTTCCCTCCGGTGCCTTTACAGAAAAGGCTCTTTGTTATAATTTCTCTTTCTGTGCTGGAGCCGAGTCCTGTTCTGTAACCACGGGTTTCTAGTCTGTAAGTAGCCTCCTTATTGTGGGCAGGCCGAGGAGCTTGGCTTTGTCTGAGgaggggagggaaaatgctgatGGTCACTGGACTCCCGCttgcgtgccccccccccccccccccccccatccccggtGTTGCCGGCCCGCAGACTATGGCTCGCTTTCAGCGTGGTGCTGTGTCCCATGAGGGCGGACTGAGGTGCTCCACTCTTCCTGCCTGTTGTGAAGTTTTAACTTTAATTATGTATTTGTAACAAACGCTGTGCTGGGGATATGGAGTGAGTGagtcattttctcagtctgccTTCAGTGCCTGATGCTGGGTCAGCATAGTGCATTAGGAGTGATCTCGGTCCCCATGTTGGGGACAAGGCCCTCGTGCGATCAGTAACCATCGAGAATGTGGTGGGGGCCGTCGGTTTCAGTCTCTATGGGGAGTCTCTATGGGATCCtgtacaggccacgccccctgcacCGGGATTGTTCTCCATTCATGTAGAGACTGCTCCATTCTCAGGCTTAGGTCTTCACGTCACTTATTTTAATGGTGCTTTGTTGGTTATGAGCTACTGCACTTTAGAGGTGGGGTTAGTTCAGCAGTCCAGCTGGATCTCCAGTGAGAGTTCTGGCTCCCACAGATTTCAGCCACAAGGCGGCTACTGCCCAGAGATTCGGTGAACTCGGGGTGGAAAAAAGTGAAGGTGGCTGATCCTCTCTCCCGACAAGGGGCCCCTGGCATTAGGTGCCTCTCAAAGCCAAAAGAGCTCATGTGCAGATTTTGGAATCTTCTGGGTAGAGAGTGCGATAGTGCAAAGCTCACTCTTTAGCTCCGGGGAAGTTTTAGCGAAACTTTCTGCTTGCAGCTGGACGGGAGTGATTTGAATCGAGCCTCGTGGCAGCAGCGGCGATGGTCCCGGCGGCGTCGTCATGGTGACGATGAGGCCGCCAGTGGAGGCGGTCCGACGGGCTTCCAGCTGTAGACCTCAAGTGGAGATGGTAGCGATTCCTCACTGTTTGggctttttattaatttttttaatccaGTGAAGGTTGCATGTCAGCAACATGACAAgtatctctggggggggggggcgtggtcgTAATTAATTGTTTTCACTGTAGAAGAAAATAAATAGCATTGGACTCAGATGGTTTCCCAACAAAAACAGGAATTTTATGCTGCTACCTTGGGCGGTAATGATCTGTAAGGCAGGAGGCTATTGGCTTAAATTGTGGGAAAGGTCATTGCTTGGTATCTTAATATTTTGCATGTGAaatgtgtctgtctgcgtggTGGGGAATCATCGCATGATCTCTGAAGAACCCCAAGGTTCTGGATGAGTAAATGCTTCACGGATGGGTTGACCTGAGCTATGCAGGGTCTTCGGGGCTGGAAAGTCTACGGGCCGCTTGTGCCGGCCAGGCTGACGTGAGCCAGCAGGCTGACTCAGATGCTCCAAAGGCACGCTCTAATTAAGGAACTGCACGCAGAAATGTGGCGTGGCTAAAACGCGGGCCTCTCGCACAGGGTGAGTAATGAAATCCCCAGCGGGCAGCCCCACTTGTTCGGCTTTCATCTTTTATCGCACCGCTTGAGCACCAGTCTTTgtttcgtgtgtgtgtggaagGCTGAGTGTACGGACACTTGTTTTGTGACTGTGGACGATGCAGTTGGGAGGACCCAGGGTCCCTGAGGAGGCGCATTAGCGGGAGGGGACTTCTCGGGGAGCTGTCTGCGAAGCTCATGTGGTCCTTGCGGGCCTTCAGTCTTCGCTAATTGCCATGCTGGTCTGTCTGACCCCCGCGTCTCTTCATCTGCTGGGGAGAGCCGGCCTCCCGTAGCTGCTCTGCTGTCATCTCTGCTCGGCAGTGACGCTATCTCTAAAGTGACACGCGCTCGTTTTGGGGGGAATCGGTGAACCTGCTGTGTCTGGTGGCCCCTGCGTTCGCCCGCCCTTTCTCTGGActccaatatgttttgaatcgtGCCTTTTGAAGACCCCTCTGGGATTTTTCGTGCTTCCGAAGAACGGCTCGGTTTTCCCGGCTTGAGGGCTAAATCCAGGAAAACGCCCTTTTTAATGACAACCAGCTGGGCCCCCCCAatatcatgcccccccccccgcaccaaaCCCACCCTAAACCTGCTGACTGGCTCTCAGAACAACTCACTGggtaacgtgtgtgtgtgtgtgtgtgtgtgtgtgtgtgtgtgtgtgtgtgtgtgtgtgtgtgtgtgtgtgtgtgtgtgtgagcgagagagagagagagagatgctgcCGGACAGTGGTTGAAACTTCAGTGAAAATAGCCCCAGCATTCAAAATGACACAGGATTATTACCAGC
Coding sequences within it:
- the LOC125706145 gene encoding calcitonin gene-related peptide-like, with protein sequence MVVLKISAFLAAYALVICHMYCSHAAPVRPGLESVTDQVTLSNYEAQRLLNAIMKEFLEMTMEDFDQQENDGNSSVTAQKRACNTATCVTHRLADFLSRSGGMGNRNFVPTNVGAKAFGRRRRSTSM